A single region of the Pontibacter kalidii genome encodes:
- a CDS encoding alpha-amylase family protein — MTEELWYKNAIIYSLDLETFMDYNGDGVGDFQGLARRLDYLHAMGIDTLWLAPFQPTPNKDNGYDVKDYYGVDQRHGSSGNFVEFMHQTKKRGIKVIIDLVVNHTSDEHPWFQDARSSKDAKHRDWYVWSEKKPSDWDEGMVFPGVQNSTWTYDKKAKAYYFHRFYDFQPDLNLGNPEVREEIIRIMGFWLELGVAGFRVDAVPFLIETPAPGAAKPELKFDYLRQMRRFMQWRKGDAIFLGEANVLPKETKKYFGEEGEGIHMMFNFYVNQYLFYALATGEIEPLKEALESTRLTHPTSQWAHFLRNHDELDLGRLTEEQRQKVFARFGPEKHMQLYNRGIRRRLSPMLGNRQQTELAYSLMFSLPGAPVIRYGDEIGMGEDLSLNEREAVRTPMQWSADKQAGFSEADKLIHPVIDKGPYAYKHVNVETQRRTPDSLLNWMTTMIRLRQECTEIGWGDWQILDSGNPCVLGMHYSWQGSSLLIFHNFDERAHEIVLNLKEKEEQRLIDLMKDEESTADEKGRHYITLEAYGYRWFRADELSHLLQKG, encoded by the coding sequence ATGACAGAAGAACTCTGGTACAAGAATGCCATTATCTACAGCCTGGACCTGGAAACATTTATGGACTACAACGGCGATGGCGTCGGGGACTTTCAGGGGCTGGCACGCCGGCTGGATTACCTGCATGCTATGGGCATAGACACGCTCTGGCTCGCTCCTTTTCAGCCCACTCCTAATAAGGACAACGGCTATGACGTAAAGGATTACTATGGTGTAGACCAGCGCCACGGGTCCAGCGGCAATTTTGTCGAGTTCATGCACCAGACCAAAAAACGCGGCATCAAAGTCATCATCGACCTGGTAGTGAACCATACTTCTGACGAACACCCCTGGTTTCAGGACGCGCGCAGCAGCAAGGACGCCAAGCACCGCGACTGGTATGTGTGGTCAGAGAAAAAGCCTTCGGACTGGGATGAGGGCATGGTCTTCCCGGGGGTGCAGAATTCTACCTGGACTTATGATAAGAAGGCAAAGGCCTACTACTTCCACCGCTTTTATGACTTTCAGCCCGACCTCAACCTTGGCAACCCCGAGGTGCGGGAGGAGATCATCCGGATAATGGGCTTCTGGCTGGAGCTGGGGGTAGCCGGCTTCCGGGTAGACGCGGTGCCCTTCCTGATAGAGACACCCGCTCCGGGGGCCGCCAAACCTGAACTGAAGTTCGACTACCTGCGCCAGATGCGCCGCTTTATGCAGTGGCGAAAGGGCGACGCCATTTTTCTGGGCGAGGCGAACGTGCTGCCCAAGGAGACCAAGAAGTATTTTGGAGAGGAAGGCGAGGGCATCCACATGATGTTTAATTTTTACGTGAACCAGTACCTGTTCTATGCTTTGGCCACCGGCGAAATAGAGCCGCTGAAGGAGGCCCTGGAGTCTACCCGGCTGACGCACCCCACCTCGCAGTGGGCCCATTTCCTGCGCAACCACGACGAGCTGGATCTGGGTCGTCTGACGGAAGAGCAGCGGCAGAAGGTCTTCGCCCGCTTCGGCCCTGAAAAGCACATGCAGCTCTATAACAGGGGGATCCGGCGCAGGCTTTCGCCCATGCTGGGCAACCGCCAGCAAACCGAGTTGGCCTACAGCCTTATGTTCTCGCTGCCGGGGGCGCCTGTTATCCGCTATGGCGACGAGATTGGCATGGGTGAGGACCTGAGCCTGAACGAGCGTGAGGCAGTGCGTACCCCAATGCAGTGGTCAGCTGATAAGCAGGCCGGTTTCTCCGAGGCCGATAAGCTCATTCACCCGGTCATAGACAAAGGCCCCTATGCTTACAAGCACGTAAACGTGGAGACCCAGCGCCGCACACCTGATTCGCTCCTGAACTGGATGACCACCATGATACGCCTGCGTCAGGAATGCACTGAAATAGGCTGGGGTGACTGGCAGATACTCGATAGCGGAAATCCGTGTGTGCTAGGCATGCATTATAGCTGGCAGGGCAGCTCGCTGCTTATTTTCCATAACTTTGATGAAAGAGCCCACGAGATTGTACTGAACCTGAAGGAGAAAGAGGAACAAAGGCTGATTGACCTGATGAAGGACGAGGAAAGCACGGCAGATGAAAAAGGGAGGCATTACATTACGCTGGAGGCCTACGGCTACCGCTGGTTCCGCGCCGATGAACTGAGCCATCTTCTGCAAAAAGGCTGA
- a CDS encoding threonine aldolase family protein, protein MTQKIDLRSDTVTKPTPDMLQAMFAASVGDDVYGEDPTVNALEEKAAAMFGMEAGLFCPSGTMTNQIAIKVHTAPLTEVICDITAHIHQYEGGGIAFNSAASTALVHGERGKMTPQQVEAHIRPLENIHFPESRLVALENSCNKGGGSFYTLEEIAAISEVCKRHHLALHLDGARVFNALAASGDAAQDYGLYFDSISVCLSKGLGAPVGSVLLGSKEFIRRARRVRKVLGGGMRQAGYLAAACIYALDNHVARLQEDHRRAKELEQALLQASYVESVMPVETNIVIFKLNESITDAAFVQALASQNILASSFGPQMIRFVTHLDITEQMHQHLLQVLQALSQEQVRV, encoded by the coding sequence ATGACACAGAAGATAGATCTCCGCTCCGATACCGTAACCAAACCAACGCCTGACATGCTGCAGGCCATGTTTGCCGCCTCCGTTGGCGACGATGTGTACGGCGAGGACCCCACGGTGAACGCCCTGGAGGAAAAAGCTGCCGCTATGTTTGGTATGGAGGCCGGCCTCTTCTGCCCTTCAGGCACCATGACGAACCAGATCGCCATTAAGGTGCACACGGCCCCCCTTACTGAGGTTATCTGCGACATCACCGCCCACATTCACCAATACGAGGGCGGCGGCATTGCCTTTAACTCGGCCGCCTCCACAGCGCTGGTGCACGGCGAGCGCGGTAAGATGACGCCCCAGCAAGTAGAGGCCCATATCCGTCCGCTGGAGAACATCCACTTCCCCGAGTCAAGGCTGGTGGCCCTGGAAAACAGCTGCAACAAGGGTGGTGGCTCGTTTTATACGTTAGAGGAGATCGCTGCCATCTCGGAAGTATGCAAGCGCCACCACCTGGCCCTGCACCTGGACGGCGCCCGCGTGTTCAACGCCCTGGCTGCCTCCGGCGATGCCGCCCAGGACTACGGTCTATACTTCGACAGCATCTCGGTATGCCTCTCCAAGGGCTTGGGCGCCCCGGTTGGCTCGGTGTTGCTCGGCTCCAAAGAATTCATCAGGAGAGCCAGGAGAGTGCGCAAAGTGCTAGGTGGTGGCATGCGGCAGGCCGGTTACCTGGCGGCCGCCTGTATCTACGCCCTGGATAACCACGTGGCGCGCCTGCAGGAAGACCACCGCAGAGCAAAGGAACTGGAGCAGGCGCTGCTGCAGGCCAGCTATGTGGAGAGCGTGATGCCGGTAGAAACAAACATCGTGATCTTTAAGCTGAACGAAAGTATAACTGACGCTGCCTTCGTACAGGCGCTGGCCTCCCAGAACATACTGGCCTCCAGCTTCGGCCCGCAAATGATCCGCTTCGTTACCCACCTGGATATTACAGAGCAGATGCACCAGCACCTGTTGCAGGTACTGCAGGCGCTAAGCCAGGAGCAGGTGCGGGTGTAG
- a CDS encoding M16 family metallopeptidase, translated as MMNKTVLSILLTASVVSVAEAQTKLEEKVTRQGDELVIPYTKYKLPNGLTLIVHEDHSDPVVHVDVTYHVGSGREEVGKSGFAHFFEHMMFQGSDNVADEEHFKIVSESGGTLNGTTNRDRTNYFETVPRNQLETALWLEADRMGFLLDAVTQPKFEVQRETVKNERGQNYDNRPYGLVYEMTSKNLYPYGHPYSWTTIGYIEDLNRVDVNDLKNFFLRWYGPNNATLTVGGDVKPEEVVKLVEKYFGSIPAGPAVQDMKPQPAKLDRDRYVSYEDNIRFPMLRMTFPAPESGHKDEPALDVLAEILGQGKTSIFYKNFVKEQKAMQASVFNSASELAGEFGITVMAYPNTPLAQTEELARKSIAEFETRGINEEDLQRFKAQAESSLINRMASVSGKVSQLAYYETFRNNPNYIQEEIKRIQAVTKEDVQRVYNQYIKGKPAVILSVVPKGKPELLAKADNYTISTDGYTAGADEYSGLKYTKAVDTFDRSKRPGAGENPVVAVPNYYTGKFKNGLKMIGTNTNEIPTVTMQLTIKGGHRLAAATPGKAGIASLTADMLNEDTQNYTSEQFSNELDKLGSSIRISAGQNDTYITVQSLKRNLDKTLALLEERLFRPKFAQDDFERLKKQQLEAIANQATQPTAIANNVYSKLLYGDGHIMAIPTSGTAETVENISLEDVKQFYNANYSPSVAQLVVVGDISEKELMGKLNFLKKWKKKNVQLPADVKTPAIEKTRIYLVDKPDAAQSEIRIGYMAMPYDATGEYYKLGLMNYNLGGAFNSRINLNLREDKGYTYGARSYFSGSKYAGPFTASAGVRADATAESVTEFMKELTDFHQNGIKEDELQFMKSSIGQADARQYETPFQKAGFLGRILEYDLNKDFVKKQTEILNSITSQEINALAAKNLPVNNMHIVVVGDKKTVLPKLEALNYEIVELDTDGNPIVSSSVK; from the coding sequence ATGATGAACAAAACCGTGCTGAGCATCCTGCTTACCGCTAGTGTGGTAAGCGTAGCCGAGGCGCAGACGAAACTCGAAGAAAAGGTGACCCGGCAAGGCGACGAGCTGGTGATTCCTTATACCAAGTATAAACTCCCTAACGGCCTAACCCTGATCGTGCATGAAGACCACTCCGACCCGGTCGTGCACGTTGATGTAACCTATCACGTGGGCTCAGGCCGAGAAGAAGTTGGCAAGTCCGGCTTTGCGCACTTTTTTGAGCACATGATGTTCCAGGGCTCCGATAACGTGGCCGACGAAGAGCACTTCAAGATCGTTTCTGAGTCGGGGGGCACCCTGAACGGCACCACCAACCGCGACCGCACCAATTACTTCGAGACCGTGCCCCGCAACCAGTTGGAAACGGCCCTGTGGCTGGAGGCCGACCGCATGGGCTTCCTGCTCGATGCCGTGACGCAGCCTAAGTTCGAGGTACAGCGCGAGACGGTGAAGAATGAGCGCGGCCAGAACTATGACAACCGCCCCTATGGATTGGTGTACGAGATGACCTCCAAGAACCTCTACCCCTACGGCCACCCCTACTCCTGGACCACCATTGGTTACATCGAAGACCTGAACCGGGTGGACGTAAACGACCTGAAGAACTTCTTCCTGCGCTGGTACGGCCCCAACAACGCCACCCTTACCGTAGGCGGCGACGTGAAGCCGGAGGAAGTAGTGAAGCTGGTAGAGAAATACTTCGGCTCCATACCTGCCGGCCCGGCCGTGCAGGACATGAAACCACAGCCTGCCAAGCTCGACAGGGACCGCTACGTGAGCTACGAGGACAACATTCGCTTCCCGATGCTGCGCATGACCTTCCCGGCACCGGAATCAGGGCACAAGGACGAACCGGCGCTGGACGTGCTGGCCGAGATACTTGGCCAGGGCAAGACCTCCATCTTCTACAAGAACTTTGTAAAGGAGCAGAAAGCAATGCAGGCTTCTGTCTTTAACTCTGCATCAGAATTGGCCGGCGAGTTTGGCATAACAGTGATGGCTTACCCGAACACGCCGCTGGCGCAGACCGAGGAGCTGGCCCGCAAGTCCATCGCCGAGTTCGAAACACGCGGCATTAACGAGGAGGACCTGCAGCGCTTTAAGGCGCAGGCCGAGTCGAGCCTGATCAACCGCATGGCCAGCGTGAGTGGCAAAGTATCGCAACTGGCTTACTACGAGACCTTCCGCAACAACCCAAACTACATTCAGGAGGAGATCAAGCGCATCCAGGCCGTAACGAAGGAGGACGTGCAGCGTGTGTACAATCAGTACATTAAAGGCAAGCCAGCCGTTATACTTAGCGTGGTGCCAAAAGGGAAGCCTGAGCTGCTGGCCAAAGCTGATAACTACACGATCTCTACAGATGGCTACACCGCCGGAGCAGACGAGTACAGCGGCCTGAAGTATACCAAGGCGGTAGATACTTTTGACCGCAGCAAGCGCCCCGGAGCCGGCGAGAACCCGGTAGTGGCGGTGCCAAACTACTATACTGGCAAGTTCAAGAACGGCCTGAAGATGATCGGCACCAACACCAACGAGATTCCAACGGTTACCATGCAACTGACCATTAAAGGAGGTCACCGGCTGGCAGCAGCCACCCCTGGCAAGGCAGGTATCGCCTCGCTCACAGCTGATATGCTGAACGAAGACACCCAGAATTATACTTCAGAGCAGTTCAGCAACGAGCTGGATAAATTGGGCAGTTCCATCCGCATCAGCGCCGGCCAGAACGACACCTACATCACGGTGCAGTCGCTCAAGAGGAATCTGGACAAGACGCTGGCCCTGCTGGAGGAGCGCCTGTTCAGGCCCAAGTTTGCGCAGGATGATTTTGAGCGCCTGAAAAAGCAGCAACTGGAAGCCATAGCCAACCAGGCCACCCAGCCAACGGCCATTGCCAACAACGTATACAGCAAGCTGCTTTATGGCGATGGCCACATCATGGCGATTCCGACCTCCGGTACTGCCGAAACGGTGGAGAACATTAGCCTGGAGGATGTGAAGCAATTCTACAACGCCAACTACTCCCCTTCTGTGGCGCAACTGGTTGTGGTAGGCGACATCTCGGAGAAAGAGTTGATGGGTAAGCTCAACTTCCTGAAGAAATGGAAGAAGAAGAACGTGCAACTGCCTGCTGACGTGAAGACTCCAGCCATTGAGAAGACCCGCATTTACCTGGTGGACAAGCCGGATGCGGCGCAGTCGGAGATCAGGATCGGTTACATGGCCATGCCATACGATGCCACCGGGGAGTATTACAAGCTGGGGCTGATGAACTACAACCTTGGCGGTGCCTTTAACAGCCGCATCAACCTGAACCTGCGCGAGGATAAAGGCTATACTTACGGGGCTCGCTCCTACTTCAGCGGCAGCAAGTATGCCGGCCCGTTTACGGCCTCTGCCGGTGTGCGTGCCGATGCCACAGCTGAGTCGGTAACAGAGTTTATGAAGGAGCTGACCGACTTCCACCAGAACGGTATCAAGGAGGATGAACTGCAGTTCATGAAGAGCTCTATTGGACAGGCCGATGCACGCCAGTATGAAACGCCTTTCCAGAAAGCCGGCTTCCTGGGCCGCATCCTGGAGTATGACCTGAACAAGGACTTCGTGAAGAAACAGACGGAGATCCTGAACAGCATCACCAGTCAGGAGATTAATGCGCTGGCGGCCAAAAACCTGCCGGTAAACAACATGCACATTGTGGTGGTGGGTGATAAGAAAACAGTGCTTCCGAAGCTGGAGGCCCTGAACTACGAGATCGTGGAACTGGACACAGACGGCAACCCGATTGTCAGCTCATCCGTAAAATAA
- a CDS encoding DNA-3-methyladenine glycosylase family protein — protein MSNSLLSIKMASYPTPEIMAAFASDPIICGIIQRGQPLKSSRSEDVYFKLLSSIVSQQLSTKVAAVIFRRFRELFPEEYPYPELVLAAPDEQLRGAGLSFQKIGYVRNVAAFAAAGNLQHATIDAMEDEELIKHLTQIKGVGRWTVEMLLMFALERPNIFPVDDLGIQNAMKRHYGLDASGKALRLQMQQIAENWRPYRTIASKYLWQSLDNMPK, from the coding sequence TTGTCAAACAGCCTTTTATCTATAAAAATGGCCTCCTACCCCACTCCCGAGATAATGGCAGCCTTCGCCTCAGACCCTATCATCTGTGGTATCATCCAACGCGGGCAACCGCTCAAGTCTTCCCGTTCAGAAGATGTATACTTTAAGCTGCTCAGCTCCATCGTGTCGCAGCAGCTGAGTACGAAAGTGGCGGCGGTTATTTTCAGGCGTTTCAGGGAGCTGTTCCCGGAGGAGTACCCGTACCCGGAGCTGGTGCTGGCCGCCCCGGACGAACAGCTGCGTGGGGCGGGGCTATCGTTTCAGAAGATCGGGTATGTGCGCAATGTGGCCGCCTTTGCCGCGGCCGGTAACCTGCAACATGCCACCATCGATGCCATGGAAGACGAGGAACTGATCAAGCACCTGACACAGATAAAAGGCGTAGGCCGCTGGACGGTGGAGATGCTGCTGATGTTTGCCTTGGAGCGCCCCAACATTTTCCCCGTGGACGACCTCGGGATACAGAACGCCATGAAGCGCCATTACGGCCTGGATGCTTCTGGCAAGGCACTGCGCCTGCAGATGCAGCAGATCGCTGAGAACTGGCGCCCCTACCGCACCATCGCCAGCAAATACCTCTGGCAGTCGCTGGACAATATGCCGAAGTAA
- a CDS encoding endonuclease domain-containing protein — MKRKVIPYKPYLKELARQLRQNSTLSEVLLWDELKNKQLLGLDFDRQKPLGNYIVDFYCKDLMLAIEIDGDSHDYSLEEDAARQRELEQLGVRFLRFDDAEVKRAIPNVLREIKSWVEKYGRCNTHP; from the coding sequence ATGAAGCGCAAAGTCATACCGTATAAGCCTTACCTAAAGGAGCTGGCAAGGCAGCTGCGGCAGAACAGTACCCTTTCAGAAGTGCTTCTCTGGGATGAGCTAAAAAACAAACAGTTGCTCGGCCTCGACTTCGACAGGCAAAAACCTCTGGGAAACTACATCGTCGATTTTTACTGCAAAGACTTGATGCTGGCCATAGAGATAGATGGCGACAGCCATGACTATAGTCTGGAAGAGGATGCTGCCCGGCAGCGGGAATTGGAACAGCTCGGGGTAAGGTTTCTGCGGTTTGATGATGCAGAGGTGAAAAGGGCCATACCCAACGTGCTTCGGGAGATTAAGTCATGGGTGGAAAAGTATGGGAGGTGTAATACCCACCCCTAA
- a CDS encoding metallophosphoesterase family protein, producing the protein MLKIGLLSDTHSYLDDQILRLLSDCDEIWHAGDFGSIEVSDRLQELAPLRGVYGNIDDASIRQVHPKVNRFVAEGLDVMMTHIGGYPGKYHPDVRQSIKQDPPQLYITGHSHILKIMTDKSLHNLLHINPGAAGRHGFHKVRTMVKFSINEGKVQDLQVVELGKRA; encoded by the coding sequence ATGCTCAAAATCGGCCTCCTCTCCGACACCCACTCCTACCTCGACGACCAAATCCTACGCCTGCTCTCTGACTGCGACGAGATCTGGCATGCCGGCGATTTTGGAAGTATAGAGGTATCAGACAGGCTGCAAGAGCTGGCGCCGCTGCGGGGTGTGTACGGCAACATCGATGATGCAAGTATCCGGCAGGTGCACCCCAAAGTGAACCGTTTTGTGGCCGAAGGGCTGGACGTGATGATGACACACATCGGCGGTTACCCCGGCAAGTATCACCCCGACGTGCGCCAAAGTATAAAACAGGACCCGCCACAGCTCTACATCACCGGCCACTCGCATATCCTTAAAATAATGACGGATAAAAGCCTGCACAACCTGCTGCACATTAACCCGGGCGCGGCGGGCAGGCATGGCTTCCACAAAGTCCGGACGATGGTAAAGTTCAGTATAAACGAGGGCAAGGTGCAGGACCTGCAGGTGGTGGAACTGGGCAAGCGGGCATAA
- a CDS encoding App1 family protein codes for MKKIKNSVTKAILRGEEKLDLLTFQLKNKLKLNRPLQIVTYRSYGTPERLYVKGRVLVDKGIRQSEENDTTWENLLNMYRRFESDEIPNARVQLCLQHQKHEITTDIEGYFVLNLHPEMPLHLEDIWHPIELELIDAPVNGFEPGIKETAYVLVPPPDAEYGIISDIDDTIVRTGATSLLQTGRNVLLNNAHSRIPFHGVSQFYKSLQLGRNGKRNNPFFYVSSSPWNNYDLLYHFLELNEIPEGPLLLRDFGIDENKLGHSDHMSHKYKEIENILITYPHLNFILIGDSGQQDAPIYHEVVKNHPGRIMAIYIRDVNIEKRTQAVTKLADELKAGGEVEMVLVKNTAAAAAHAAEHGFILTEEVKEVEKEAELDEENDPE; via the coding sequence ATGAAGAAAATAAAGAACTCTGTTACCAAGGCTATTCTGCGGGGAGAGGAGAAACTGGACCTGCTTACTTTCCAGCTGAAGAACAAACTCAAGCTGAACCGCCCGCTGCAGATCGTGACTTACCGGAGCTACGGAACACCCGAGCGCCTCTATGTGAAAGGCCGCGTGCTGGTGGATAAGGGTATTCGCCAATCCGAGGAGAACGACACCACCTGGGAGAACCTGCTGAACATGTACCGTCGCTTTGAGAGCGATGAAATACCTAATGCGCGTGTGCAACTCTGCCTGCAGCACCAGAAGCACGAGATAACCACCGATATTGAGGGGTATTTTGTGCTGAACCTACACCCCGAAATGCCGCTGCACCTGGAGGACATCTGGCACCCGATAGAGTTGGAGCTAATTGATGCCCCAGTGAACGGCTTTGAGCCGGGCATAAAGGAGACCGCCTACGTACTGGTGCCGCCACCCGATGCAGAGTACGGCATCATCTCCGACATAGACGACACCATTGTGCGCACCGGCGCCACCAGCCTGCTGCAGACGGGGCGCAACGTGCTGCTGAACAATGCCCACTCCCGAATCCCTTTCCACGGTGTTTCACAGTTCTACAAGTCGCTGCAGCTGGGTCGCAATGGCAAGCGTAACAACCCTTTCTTCTACGTAAGCAGCAGCCCCTGGAACAACTATGACTTGCTATACCATTTCCTGGAGCTGAACGAGATTCCCGAGGGCCCGCTCCTGCTCCGCGACTTTGGCATAGATGAGAACAAGCTGGGCCACTCCGACCACATGAGCCATAAGTATAAGGAGATCGAGAACATCCTGATCACCTATCCGCACCTCAATTTTATACTTATCGGGGACAGTGGGCAGCAGGATGCGCCCATCTACCACGAGGTGGTGAAAAACCACCCGGGCCGTATCATGGCCATCTACATTCGTGATGTGAACATTGAGAAACGGACGCAGGCCGTAACCAAGCTGGCCGATGAGCTGAAAGCCGGCGGTGAGGTGGAGATGGTGCTGGTGAAGAACACTGCAGCCGCAGCAGCCCACGCCGCCGAGCACGGGTTCATACTTACAGAAGAGGTAAAAGAAGTAGAGAAAGAGGCTGAACTGGACGAGGAAAACGATCCGGAGTAA
- a CDS encoding M48 family metalloprotease, which yields MKKLIYTPVWLLAMAGMLSFSSCDNNDGVIFSIQDDVNLGQQVAHEVDSTYRAQGKLLERNSSNANTQKAYQHLDRIVNRVLTSGEVKYQQEFPWTVKIIKDDETLNAFASPGGQIYVFTGLIKFLEDEDHFAGVLAHEIAHADKRHSVKQLQRDYGIALLLSVALGNNPSTLKQIAAQLSGTLAGLKFSRDAETEADEASVAYLGGTRHYACDGAAGFFVKLEQQEEQGAPPEFLSTHPSPDNRIQHIQQLAQERGCSTASAPDSDFQGLKTSLGI from the coding sequence ATGAAAAAACTAATTTACACTCCAGTGTGGCTTCTGGCCATGGCAGGTATGCTCTCCTTCAGCAGCTGCGACAACAACGACGGCGTGATCTTCTCGATTCAGGATGACGTGAACCTGGGGCAGCAGGTCGCCCACGAGGTGGACTCCACCTACCGGGCACAAGGCAAGCTGCTGGAGCGAAACAGCTCCAACGCCAATACCCAGAAAGCCTACCAGCACCTGGACCGCATCGTGAACCGCGTGCTCACCTCCGGCGAGGTAAAGTATCAGCAGGAATTCCCCTGGACGGTTAAGATCATTAAGGACGATGAGACGCTTAACGCCTTTGCCTCCCCCGGGGGCCAGATTTACGTGTTCACCGGCCTAATTAAGTTTCTGGAGGACGAGGACCACTTTGCCGGTGTACTGGCCCATGAGATTGCCCACGCCGATAAGCGCCACAGCGTAAAGCAGCTACAGCGCGACTACGGTATTGCCCTGTTACTGTCGGTGGCGTTGGGGAACAACCCCAGCACGCTAAAGCAGATTGCGGCGCAGCTCTCCGGTACCCTGGCCGGGCTAAAGTTTAGCCGCGATGCCGAAACAGAAGCAGACGAGGCCTCTGTGGCCTACCTGGGCGGCACCCGCCATTACGCCTGCGACGGCGCCGCCGGCTTCTTCGTGAAGCTGGAGCAGCAGGAAGAGCAAGGGGCGCCGCCCGAGTTCCTGAGCACGCACCCCAGCCCCGACAACCGTATCCAGCACATACAGCAACTGGCACAGGAGCGCGGCTGCAGCACGGCCTCCGCCCCGGACTCGGATTTTCAGGGTTTGAAAACCTCACTCGGAATTTAA
- a CDS encoding GreA/GreB family elongation factor: MSRAFVKEDDAGEPPIIPPRAALPPGTTNYVTPNGLEQLRAELTLLEAERSKAEANREDEANRTRQLTILNARLSALNERLASARVIDPATQQPDEVRFGATVTLKTVKGPKPGMKRTFTIVGVDEADVSAGKVAFVAPIARAVVGAKAGETVSLKLGRNEELVEVVRVVY, encoded by the coding sequence ATGAGCAGAGCATTTGTAAAGGAAGACGACGCAGGAGAACCGCCTATCATACCGCCACGCGCAGCGCTTCCGCCAGGCACGACTAATTACGTTACGCCGAATGGCCTGGAGCAACTGCGCGCGGAGCTAACACTGCTCGAAGCAGAAAGATCCAAAGCGGAGGCTAACCGCGAGGACGAGGCCAACCGCACCCGCCAGCTCACCATTCTGAACGCCCGCCTGAGCGCCCTAAACGAGCGGCTGGCAAGCGCCCGCGTGATTGACCCGGCAACCCAACAGCCGGATGAAGTGCGCTTCGGGGCAACCGTTACACTGAAAACCGTGAAGGGCCCCAAGCCTGGTATGAAGCGTACTTTTACGATCGTAGGCGTGGATGAAGCTGATGTGTCCGCGGGGAAGGTGGCTTTTGTGGCGCCCATTGCAAGAGCTGTGGTAGGGGCCAAAGCAGGCGAAACGGTAAGTTTGAAGCTGGGGAGGAATGAGGAATTGGTGGAGGTAGTGCGTGTTGTTTATTAG
- a CDS encoding DNA topoisomerase IB, translating into MTKKEIHELYADAGKSAAWAGLRYTTDEKPGYTRKKAGKGFYFLDEKGEKVTDEKVLERLQALVIPPAWTEVWICKFAKGHLQATGRDTRGRKQYIYHPQWQQARSLTKFGRMIEFGHALPKLRERMQEDINSRKLDRRKVTALVLTILDNALIRIGNRHYAKSNSSYGLTTLRDKHVKINGSSIKFSFVGKKGVAQEVDLKDGRLARLVKRCKDIPGYDLFQYFDENGERQTLESGDVNEYLREATAHNFSAKDFRTWGGTVRMVECLENVLDEQPDLDKEKAIKAAVKDVAKGLGNTPSVCSKYYIHPEVVNLFREDRLMSYLRRHDATKPKSKYLSGTEELVLKMLQRVAKEKKVAA; encoded by the coding sequence ATGACGAAGAAAGAAATACACGAATTATATGCCGACGCGGGGAAGTCTGCTGCCTGGGCTGGCTTGCGTTATACTACGGACGAGAAACCGGGCTACACCCGCAAGAAAGCAGGGAAAGGCTTTTATTTTCTGGACGAGAAGGGGGAGAAGGTAACCGATGAAAAGGTGCTGGAAAGGCTGCAGGCGCTGGTGATACCGCCCGCCTGGACCGAAGTATGGATCTGCAAGTTTGCCAAAGGGCACCTGCAGGCTACGGGCCGCGACACAAGGGGGCGCAAGCAGTATATTTACCACCCGCAGTGGCAGCAGGCCCGCAGCCTCACCAAGTTTGGGCGCATGATAGAGTTTGGACATGCCTTGCCTAAGCTGCGCGAGCGCATGCAGGAAGACATCAACTCCCGTAAGTTGGACCGCCGCAAGGTCACGGCGCTGGTGCTTACCATTCTGGACAACGCCCTGATCCGGATCGGGAACCGGCATTACGCCAAGTCTAACTCCTCCTATGGCCTTACCACCCTTCGCGACAAGCATGTGAAAATTAACGGCAGCAGTATCAAATTCTCTTTTGTGGGTAAAAAAGGCGTGGCGCAGGAGGTGGACCTGAAAGACGGCCGCCTGGCCCGGCTGGTGAAGAGGTGCAAGGATATTCCCGGGTACGACCTGTTCCAATACTTCGATGAGAACGGAGAGCGGCAGACGCTGGAGTCGGGCGACGTGAACGAGTACCTGCGGGAGGCCACTGCCCACAACTTTTCGGCCAAGGATTTCCGCACCTGGGGAGGCACTGTGCGCATGGTGGAGTGCCTGGAGAACGTGCTGGACGAGCAGCCCGACCTGGACAAGGAAAAAGCCATCAAAGCGGCGGTGAAGGATGTGGCCAAAGGACTGGGTAATACCCCCAGCGTGTGCAGCAAGTACTACATCCATCCGGAAGTGGTCAATCTGTTCCGGGAAGACAGGCTGATGAGTTACCTGAGGCGCCATGATGCCACCAAACCGAAATCGAAGTACCTGTCGGGTACAGAGGAGTTGGTGCTGAAGATGCTGCAGCGGGTGGCGAAGGAAAAGAAGGTGGCAGCTTGA